One genomic region from Vanacampus margaritifer isolate UIUO_Vmar chromosome 2, RoL_Vmar_1.0, whole genome shotgun sequence encodes:
- the LOC144044782 gene encoding transmembrane protein 265-like, producing MSDFDSPHTCIKVGEDEDMPLNTVPGSGETRKGLMLPTKKNGTGAVACCGGDMHHRKLAIISIICGISCVGIKALIYSVKAEKETDREASARFLRRAKRLAIISIATWLTILALIPLLMALFSYVVTLKD from the exons ATGTCCGACTTCGACTCACCTCACACCTGCATCAAAGTGGGCGAGGACGAGGACATGCCGCTCAACACGGTGCCGGGCTCAGGAGAGACTCGAAAAGGTCTCATGTTGCCGACGAAGAAGAACGGCACCGGCGCGGTGGCGTGCTGCGGCGGTGACATGCATCACAGGAAGTTGGCCATCATTAGCATCATCTGCGGCATCTCCTGCGTCGGGATCAAAGCGCTCATCTACTCAGTCAAG GCCGAGAAGGAGACTGACCGAGAGGCATCTGCCAGGTTTTTGCGCCGTGCCAAAAGGCTGGCCATCATCTCCATCGCCACGTGGCTCACCATACTAGCCCTGATACCTTTGCTCATGGCGCTCTTCTCGTATGTGGTCACGCTGAAAGACTGA